From Phaeodactylum tricornutum CCAP 1055/1 chromosome 23, whole genome shotgun sequence, one genomic window encodes:
- a CDS encoding predicted protein, translating to MKYLVFSLAGFGELRSIATAFVLPQHYGHRACIPTTATGVPATSLNLSRQKLNDVDLMAIENVAEFCLQADEMASGECDLDEHEALVNQLLDQRAILADHIQHMDAILAKLQGNRIDTVQSEPSA from the coding sequence ATGAAATACCTCGTTTTCTCGCTGGCTGGTTTCGGGGAATTGCGGTCCATCGCCACGGCGTTTGTTCTTCCTCAGCACTACGGACATCGTGCTTGCATTCCGACAACCGCAACCGGTGTTCCCGCTACCAGCTTGAACCTTTCCCGACAAAAGCTCAACGACGTGGATCTCATGGCAATCGAGAACGTTGCCGAGTTTTGCCTGCAAGCGGACGAGATGGCGAGCGGGGAATGTGACTTGGATGAACACGAGGCGTTGGTCAATCAGTTACTGGATCAACGTGCGATTCTCGCCGACCATATTCAACATATGGACGCCATTCTCGCCAAACTACAGGGCAATCGTATCGACACGGTCCAAAGCGAACCGAGTGCCTAA
- a CDS encoding predicted protein, with translation MLFTTRSTARLLRVSSSTMATQWTQRCFASGMADAVGTLEGQHFMSIDQLSKTELQGLLDVAHHYKAQYATQTANTPRPLAGHSMSMIFQKRSTRTRVSSETGMALLGGHALFLGPSDVQLGVNESMRDTANVLARFNSLILARVFGHADVTELAKYSAVPVINALSDRHHPLQTLADLMTLQQHFGKDKLRGKTVAWVGDGNNVLHDLMLGSALLGMNVNIATPTGYEPDAQILETTRGFAAAEGMKVQTTTVAAEAVKDAHVVVTDTWVSMGQEEEYAKRVAEFDGYQVNKALISHASPDAVFLHCLPRHPEEVDDEVFYSERSLVFPEAENRMWTVMAVMAAQLGKVE, from the exons ATGTTGTTTACTACTCGTTCTACTGCGAGGCTTCTCCGAGTCTCGTCTTCAACGATGGCGACACAATGGACGCAGCGATGCTTCGCTTCCGGTATGGCGGACGCCGTCGGAACACTGGAGGGACAGCACTTTATGTCGATTGATCAACTAAG CAAGACCGAGCTACAGGGTCTCTTGGACGTTGCGCACCACTATAAGGCACAATACGCGACACAAACCGCCAACACGCCGCGTCCATTGGCTGGACATTCCATGTCCATGATCTTCCAAAAGCGCTCGACGCGCACGCGGGTCAGTTCCGAGACCGGCATGGCCCTGCTTGGCGGACACGCGCTCTTCCTGGGACCCTCCGACGTACAACTCGGCGTCAACGAATCCATGCGGGACACCGCCAACGTACTCGCCCGTTTTAATTCACTCATTCTCGCCCGAGTCTTTGGACACGCCGACGTCACGGAACTCGCCAAGTACAGTGCCGTGCCCGTCATTAACGCCCTTTCCGATCGACACCATCCGTTGCAGACCTTGGCGGATCTCATGACCCTCCAACAGCATTTCGGGAAGGACAAACTCCGGGGCAAGACTGTGGCCTGGGTTGGTGACGGCAATAATGTGTTGCACGATCTCATGCTCGGATCGGCCCTTTTGGGTATGAATGTCAACATCGCTACGCCTACCGGCTACGAACCCGACGCCCAGATACTGGAAACGACTCGGGGCTTTGCCGCCGCCGAAGGCATGAAGGTGCAAACCACGACGGTCGCTGCCGAAGCTGTAAAAGACGCACACGTGGTAGTCACCGATACTTGGGTCAGTATGGGACAGGAAGAGGAATACGCCAAGCGCGTAGCCGAATTTGACGGCTACCAGGTCAATAAGGCTCTCATCAGTCACGCTTCGCCGGATGCCGTCTTTTTGCATTGTCTACCGAGGCATCCGGAAGAAGTGGACGATGAAGTCTTTTATTCCGAACGGTCCCTCGTTTTTCCAGAAGCAGAAAATCGAATGTGGACCGTCATGGCGGTCATGGCGGCGCAATTGGGCAAAGTCGAGTAA